CGGGATTTGCCCTCTCGCCCTGGATTACAAAAGTAGTGCGGTCCCCGATGATCTTCAGGCTCTCTTCCTCGATGCCGGCCAGATCGACCACGATCACGATGTGTTCGGACGTTTCATAGACATCGACCGCCGGCTCCCAGGCCCTTTTGGCAAAATGAATCATGGGGGGCTTGGCTCCGGCATAATGATCCATGAGGCGTTCCATCTCTCTCTGGATGGTGCCGATATCGGTTATCCAGTCAGTGCGATATATGGCCATCATCTTCTCCTACGCTGCGGACCAGGCGGAAACAGTGATCTCCAACAGGGTGCTGAAAAAGTCTGACGCAACCCCCGATCTCGGCCGAGGCAATCTCCCCAGCCCCAACTCGTTGGAGGGAACTTTATGCGGGCGTATAATGATACGCCCCTACAGGGACACCCCCGGGAAGGAAGAATCCTTCACCTCTTTTTCAACAACCTGCTAGGCCTTGCCCGTAGAGATTCTGTGTTGTGGAGAGATTATACCTTTCGGAGTCAGTTCCTGTCCACCCTTGGATCAGCTCATTGCAGCGTGTTAGATTAATCTGCCCCCTCAGGCCCATGGAAGAAAGCATCCTGAACTATTTGATCTAAGACTCCTCGGCTGTGGAGTACACTGAAAGCAGAGAATCTGGTTTCAGTCACCGGTTTTGGGGCAAATCCATGAATTGACTTCATTTATGGATTGAACTATACTTCTTTTGCCCCCTTGAATAATAGCCTCTCTCAAGGGCCCGTAGCTCAGCGGCAGAGCGGACGGCTCATAACCGTTTGGTCGTTGGTTCGAATCCAGCCGGGCCCACCATTTTTTGAAGCTGATTTTCTCACTTTTTCCTCCATGTTATTTTTTTGTTATGTTGTCTGTTTGGCATTTTGCTTAACACTTTTGAAGCTAATTAGCTTCGGATTTTTTGCTTAACTTTGCTTAACACCTATTGATTCTCACCCCCTTGCTTTCGTTTCGGTTTCCTGCCTCCACCTGGTTTCCTCTTCCGCTTGTAGTCCAGTTCAGTGACCATCCAATCACGTCCAAACTTCTTACCCTTAAGTTCGCCATTTATGAGCAGGCGTCTTACATGGCTTTCATCAATACCTAGGTGTGTGGCTGCTTCTTTGGTCGTGTACATCAATCACCTG
This sequence is a window from Dehalococcoidia bacterium. Protein-coding genes within it:
- a CDS encoding Hsp20/alpha crystallin family protein; the encoded protein is MMAIYRTDWITDIGTIQREMERLMDHYAGAKPPMIHFAKRAWEPAVDVYETSEHIVIVVDLAGIEEESLKIIGDRTTFVIQGERANPGAGTNRSYHQMEIISGPFERVIRLPLAVEVEQARAQYRCGMLEITVPKSKSRISTKSYIRIVHGGRTSDGI
- a CDS encoding helix-turn-helix domain-containing protein is translated as MYTTKEAATHLGIDESHVRRLLINGELKGKKFGRDWMVTELDYKRKRKPGGGRKPKRKQGGENQ